The following proteins are co-located in the Sporosarcina pasteurii genome:
- the menB gene encoding 1,4-dihydroxy-2-naphthoyl-CoA synthase, which produces MTRQWETIRTYEDIKYEKYNGIAKVTINRPEVRNAFRPKTVMELIDAFSRARDDDSIGVIVLTGEGEKAFCSGGDQSVRGHGGYVGEDEIPRLNVLDLQRLIRVIPKPVVAMVAGYAIGGGHVLHVVCDLTIAADNAIFGQTGPKVGSFDAGYGSGYLARIIGHKKAREIWYLCRQYNAEEALDMGLVNTVVPYEQLEDETVQWCEEMLEKSPTALRFVKAAMNADTDGLAGLQQMAGDATLLYYTTDEAKEGRDAFKEKRKPDFGQFPRFP; this is translated from the coding sequence TTGACGCGTCAATGGGAAACAATTCGTACATATGAAGATATTAAGTATGAAAAATACAATGGTATTGCAAAAGTTACGATTAACCGTCCAGAAGTTCGAAATGCATTTCGTCCAAAAACAGTGATGGAATTGATCGATGCATTTTCACGTGCACGTGATGATGACAGTATCGGCGTTATCGTTCTAACAGGTGAAGGAGAAAAAGCATTTTGTTCGGGCGGTGACCAATCAGTTCGTGGTCATGGTGGTTACGTTGGAGAAGACGAAATTCCACGTCTGAACGTACTTGATTTACAGCGTTTAATCCGTGTGATTCCAAAGCCAGTTGTAGCGATGGTTGCAGGTTATGCAATTGGTGGCGGACACGTTCTTCACGTTGTTTGTGACTTAACGATTGCTGCAGATAACGCGATATTTGGTCAAACGGGACCTAAAGTTGGTTCATTTGATGCGGGTTATGGCTCTGGCTATTTAGCGCGCATTATTGGCCATAAAAAAGCGCGTGAAATTTGGTACTTATGCCGTCAATACAATGCTGAGGAAGCACTTGACATGGGCTTAGTTAACACGGTCGTTCCTTACGAGCAGCTAGAAGATGAAACGGTTCAATGGTGTGAAGAAATGCTCGAGAAGAGCCCAACAGCCCTTCGTTTTGTCAAAGCAGCAATGAATGCTGACACAGACGGTCTAGCTGGTTTACAGCAAATGGCTGGAGATGCAACATTACTTTATTACACAACAGACGAAGCAAAAGAAGGTCGAGATGCGTTTAAAGAAAAACGTAAACCGGACTTTGGACAATTCCCACGCTTCCCTTAA